From Woronichinia naegeliana WA131, the proteins below share one genomic window:
- a CDS encoding GUN4 domain-containing protein has translation MTDSFPSSMLDSTLDLSQLASQLSNESEKNQLQSIGKLATLGEAGWQVLLDYLASHSPPVPNLVMGKIYQSLYALDDTKVQSFLAEHYPDGVVPLESSAQIDYRLLQIALARQEFELADNLTREKLCELAGSGAIQRKWLYFTEVEQFSAVDLHTINSLWWVHSEGRFGFSVQRKLWLSLGKDFVKLWPKIGWKNGNSWTKYPHGFIWALTAPVGHLPLLNQLRGVRVAASLFSHPVWAERNW, from the coding sequence ATGACCGATTCTTTCCCCTCTTCGATGCTAGACTCCACTCTCGATCTCTCGCAGTTAGCGAGTCAACTGTCTAACGAATCTGAGAAAAATCAGCTTCAGTCTATTGGCAAACTAGCCACATTGGGAGAAGCAGGATGGCAGGTTTTGCTAGACTATCTAGCGAGCCATTCCCCCCCCGTTCCTAATCTCGTTATGGGGAAAATCTATCAAAGTCTTTATGCTCTGGATGACACTAAGGTTCAGAGCTTTTTAGCAGAGCATTATCCCGATGGAGTCGTTCCCCTCGAATCTTCCGCCCAGATTGATTATCGTCTCCTACAGATTGCCCTCGCTCGTCAGGAATTTGAATTGGCAGATAATCTGACCCGTGAAAAGCTCTGTGAATTAGCTGGTTCGGGAGCGATTCAACGCAAATGGTTATACTTTACGGAAGTTGAACAGTTTTCGGCTGTGGATTTACACACCATTAATTCGCTCTGGTGGGTTCATTCGGAAGGACGATTTGGCTTTTCGGTACAACGTAAACTCTGGCTATCCCTGGGTAAGGATTTTGTGAAACTTTGGCCCAAGATCGGCTGGAAAAACGGCAATAGTTGGACAAAATATCCTCATGGCTTTATCTGGGCTTTAACGGCTCCGGTGGGACATTTACCGTTATTGAATCAACTGCGGGGGGTACGAGTCGCAGCTTCTTTATTTTCCCATCCGGTTTGGGCCGAACGTAATTGGTAA
- the ribE gene encoding riboflavin synthase: MFTGIIQGLGQLRSLPQNRLQIVLSSAISTYILSDLAIGDSVAVDGVCLTTETITSDGFIADVSPETLHRSTLGQASQKASYVNIETSLRVGGKIGGHFVTGHVDGIGALSQASATENAWELTFTAPTELQAQWQSYLARYLVSKGSISINGISLTIANGDRQGNWFTVAVIPHTYHETNLQYLKPGDWVNLEGDILGKYVEKLLGYHQSAHRETEISLDFLAEHGYA, translated from the coding sequence GTGTTTACAGGCATTATTCAAGGTTTGGGCCAACTGCGTTCCCTGCCACAAAATCGCTTACAAATTGTTCTCTCTTCAGCCATTTCAACCTATATTCTCTCAGATTTGGCGATCGGGGATAGTGTGGCAGTGGATGGGGTTTGTCTGACCACAGAAACCATTACCAGCGACGGATTTATTGCCGATGTTTCCCCAGAAACCCTGCATCGCAGTACTTTGGGCCAAGCCAGTCAGAAGGCCAGCTATGTCAATATTGAAACATCCTTACGAGTGGGAGGAAAAATTGGTGGCCATTTTGTAACCGGTCATGTGGATGGGATTGGTGCTTTAAGCCAGGCGAGCGCCACTGAGAATGCTTGGGAATTAACCTTTACGGCTCCGACTGAACTCCAAGCCCAATGGCAAAGTTATTTGGCCCGTTATCTCGTCTCTAAGGGTAGTATTAGTATTAATGGCATCAGTTTAACCATTGCTAACGGCGATCGCCAGGGAAACTGGTTCACCGTTGCGGTCATTCCCCATACCTATCACGAAACTAATTTACAGTATTTAAAACCTGGGGATTGGGTCAATTTAGAAGGCGATATTTTAGGTAAATATGTCGAAAAATTATTGGGTTATCATCAATCCGCCCACCGAGAAACAGAGATTAGTCTAGACTTTTTGGCAGAACATGGTTATGCCTAA
- a CDS encoding PadR family transcriptional regulator — protein MALSHALLASLLVDGPCSGYDMVKRFDEKISCYWMASHQQVYKALRELESQGWVSSETITQTRRPNKNIYSITRDGTEQLAHWVLTPSEPTTIREDLMIKTQVGFLVPRPAIIEELKRRHGIHLTNLEVLKTIEQQEFPDLPSLTIEAKFHYLTLRRGIRFESDWVAWCEEAIAFIEAHD, from the coding sequence ATGGCTCTATCCCACGCACTACTGGCAAGTCTTTTAGTAGATGGCCCCTGTAGTGGCTACGATATGGTGAAACGATTTGATGAAAAAATTAGTTGTTATTGGATGGCTTCCCACCAACAGGTTTACAAGGCGTTGCGTGAATTAGAGTCCCAGGGCTGGGTCAGTTCAGAAACCATTACCCAAACCCGTCGCCCCAACAAAAATATCTACAGCATCACGAGGGACGGAACGGAACAATTAGCCCATTGGGTGCTGACTCCCAGTGAACCAACGACGATTCGTGAAGATTTGATGATTAAAACCCAGGTTGGCTTTCTGGTACCGCGTCCTGCCATTATTGAGGAGTTAAAGCGTCGTCACGGCATTCATTTAACCAATTTAGAAGTACTAAAAACCATTGAACAGCAAGAGTTCCCTGACCTCCCATCCCTTACCATTGAAGCCAAATTTCATTATCTAACTCTGCGACGCGGCATTCGTTTTGAGTCCGATTGGGTTGCCTGGTGTGAAGAGGCGATCGCTTTTATTGAAGCTCATGATTAA
- a CDS encoding ABC exporter membrane fusion protein translates to MQSIEPSKNPLTKILPKFLGQGVITLGVIGAIAATGLIVFNLNQTKESESKSVASSPAQMMVAKTVVALGRLEPKGEVIKIAASSSGNRIAQLQVKQGDTVKKGQIIAILDSRDRLQAELEQAQEQVRVNQAKLAQVKAGAKTGEIGAQQSTIERLQAQWRGDKATQQATLNRLEEQLAGDVAAQKAAIRKLEAELANAQAEYQRYRQLNEEGAVSASIYDNKGLVLETSRQQLAEAKANLVRTQATGQQQINEAKAALERIERTGQQQINEARSTLDKVAEVRPVDVQTALAEVNAAQAAVKKAQADLDLAYVRSPRHGQILKIHSWDGEIVGNDGIVDLGQTAQMVAVAEVYETDVKRLKIGQKAVITSDAFTEEAIGQVEEIGLQIYKNKVLNTDPTAATDARIVEVKVLLDPISSRKVKAFTNLEVTVAIKIQ, encoded by the coding sequence ATGCAATCCATCGAACCGTCCAAAAATCCTTTAACCAAAATACTGCCTAAATTTCTAGGGCAGGGAGTCATTACCCTTGGTGTAATAGGTGCGATCGCGGCCACTGGCTTGATTGTCTTTAACCTGAACCAAACCAAAGAAAGTGAATCGAAGTCTGTGGCCAGTTCTCCGGCTCAAATGATGGTGGCGAAAACGGTTGTCGCCTTAGGCCGATTGGAACCAAAGGGAGAAGTAATTAAAATCGCAGCCTCCAGTAGTGGTAATCGCATTGCCCAATTACAGGTTAAACAGGGAGATACCGTCAAAAAAGGTCAAATTATCGCTATTCTCGATAGCCGCGATCGCCTACAAGCTGAATTAGAACAGGCTCAGGAACAGGTACGAGTTAATCAAGCTAAGTTAGCCCAGGTGAAAGCAGGAGCCAAAACAGGAGAAATTGGAGCACAACAGTCCACGATTGAACGCCTACAAGCTCAATGGCGAGGCGATAAAGCGACTCAGCAGGCTACCTTAAATCGTTTAGAGGAACAGTTAGCGGGAGATGTGGCGGCGCAAAAAGCTGCTATTCGTAAGTTAGAGGCAGAATTAGCCAATGCCCAGGCAGAATATCAGCGTTATCGGCAATTAAACGAGGAGGGAGCGGTTTCAGCTTCCATCTATGACAATAAAGGTTTAGTCCTAGAAACCAGTCGTCAGCAATTAGCAGAAGCCAAAGCTAATTTGGTTCGTACTCAAGCCACCGGTCAGCAACAAATAAACGAAGCCAAGGCCGCTTTGGAACGAATTGAACGCACGGGTCAACAGCAAATTAATGAAGCTCGTTCTACTCTGGATAAGGTGGCAGAAGTCCGTCCCGTTGATGTACAAACGGCTCTGGCAGAAGTCAATGCGGCTCAGGCTGCGGTTAAAAAGGCTCAAGCCGATTTAGATTTAGCCTATGTGCGATCGCCCCGTCATGGCCAAATTCTGAAGATCCATAGCTGGGACGGAGAAATTGTCGGCAATGATGGCATTGTGGATCTGGGTCAAACGGCTCAAATGGTGGCAGTGGCTGAAGTCTATGAAACAGATGTTAAACGCCTAAAAATCGGACAAAAGGCTGTGATTACCAGTGATGCTTTCACCGAAGAGGCGATCGGTCAAGTCGAGGAAATTGGCTTACAAATTTATAAAAATAAGGTCTTAAATACCGATCCCACTGCGGCCACCGATGCACGAATTGTTGAGGTTAAAGTATTACTAGATCCGATTAGTAGTCGTAAAGTCAAAGCTTTTACTAATCTTGAAGTTACTGTTGCGATTAAGATTCAATAA
- the devC gene encoding ABC transporter permease DevC — MKTQPIFRNIPLAWLQLKREKSRLMVAMAGIAFADMLMFIQLGFQTALYDSNTQLHQTINADLVFISPQGRNIVSLDTFPRRRLYQALSFEGVTSAEPLYTDFVDWKNPQTNLKTSILLLGFNPKKTAFLIPEVEKNLEKLKMPDILLFDRGSRGNYTTAIADLEQGKTVSTEARERKLNIKGLFLSGASFAADGNVITSDLNFHRIMTSRDPSQVSAGLIQLKPGVDPQVMAQVLQKNLPNDVRVLTKAEFINFEKQYWSENTSIGFIFTMGTAIGFVVGVVIVYQILSGDVAEHTAEYATLKAMGYQDSYLLTVVFQEALILAFLGFLPGSAIAVSLYALTRNATNLPLFMTMSRAITVLILTIMMCLISGGIATRKLRAADPADIF; from the coding sequence ATGAAAACTCAACCCATTTTTCGGAATATTCCCCTGGCTTGGCTCCAACTTAAACGAGAAAAAAGTCGTCTTATGGTTGCGATGGCAGGAATTGCCTTTGCCGATATGTTGATGTTTATTCAATTGGGGTTTCAGACTGCGCTGTATGACAGCAATACCCAACTGCACCAAACCATTAATGCGGATTTAGTTTTCATTAGTCCTCAAGGTAGAAATATTGTTAGTCTAGATACTTTTCCCCGACGACGATTATATCAAGCCTTAAGTTTTGAAGGAGTCACCAGTGCTGAACCGCTTTATACGGATTTTGTTGACTGGAAAAATCCTCAAACCAATCTCAAGACTTCTATTTTATTACTGGGCTTTAATCCGAAAAAAACAGCTTTTTTAATTCCTGAAGTGGAAAAAAATCTAGAGAAATTGAAAATGCCTGATATTCTCCTGTTTGATCGAGGTTCACGGGGAAATTATACAACCGCGATCGCCGATTTAGAACAGGGGAAAACTGTTTCCACCGAAGCCAGGGAACGTAAATTAAATATTAAGGGGCTATTTCTCTCTGGTGCTTCCTTTGCTGCTGATGGCAATGTGATTACGAGTGACCTTAATTTTCATCGCATTATGACCAGTCGTGATCCGTCCCAGGTCAGTGCAGGTTTAATTCAACTTAAACCAGGAGTCGATCCTCAAGTCATGGCCCAAGTATTACAAAAAAATTTACCTAATGATGTCAGGGTTTTAACCAAGGCAGAATTTATCAATTTTGAAAAACAATATTGGTCTGAAAATACCTCCATTGGTTTTATTTTTACGATGGGAACGGCGATCGGTTTTGTGGTTGGGGTTGTTATCGTCTATCAAATTCTATCGGGTGATGTGGCTGAACATACGGCTGAATATGCCACTCTCAAAGCAATGGGTTATCAAGATTCCTATTTATTGACCGTTGTTTTTCAAGAAGCTCTGATTCTGGCTTTTCTCGGTTTTTTGCCCGGATCGGCGATCGCAGTCAGTCTCTATGCTTTAACCCGAAATGCAACCAATTTACCGCTATTTATGACCATGAGCCGAGCCATTACTGTCCTGATTTTAACTATTATGATGTGTTTAATTTCAGGTGGCATTGCTACCCGTAAACTTCGTGCTGCTGACCCCGCCGATATTTTCTGA
- a CDS encoding DUF433 domain-containing protein, whose amino-acid sequence MLLVPTTFSVPLKTDANGVIRVNQTRITLDTVVTAFLEEATAEEIREQYSSLELADIYAVLSYYLQHQTEVNAYLLERQNLANFIQQEAEKQFNPVGIRDRLLARRTQV is encoded by the coding sequence ATGTTACTTGTTCCTACTACTTTCTCTGTTCCTCTAAAGACTGATGCTAATGGTGTTATTCGCGTCAATCAAACTCGTATTACGTTAGATACTGTCGTTACTGCTTTTCTGGAAGAAGCGACTGCCGAAGAAATTCGGGAGCAATATTCATCGCTGGAACTTGCTGATATTTATGCGGTTCTTAGTTATTATCTACAGCATCAAACAGAAGTTAATGCTTATCTTTTAGAGCGTCAAAATCTTGCTAACTTTATTCAACAAGAAGCCGAAAAACAATTTAATCCTGTTGGCATACGCGATCGCCTATTAGCAAGAAGGACACAAGTTTAA
- a CDS encoding HEAT repeat domain-containing protein, translating to MNTELEVVNPAYTASQAIANLQQKEDPSARYYAAWWIGRFQVKEPIVITALLEALQDETDRSPDGGYPLRRNAAKALGKLGNLTVVPDLIQTLNCEDYYVRESAAYALAQLKDSRAIAPLAELLQGGLEAAQKVADKPHLAQPYEAILEALGELQAQEARSLIEPFLEHFSPKVQYAAARSLYQLTQNTVYAERLISALQGKDLQLRRSAMMDLGATGYLPGATAIAATLAENSLKLIAIKNLWERYRDQHSEESLLSPATVQVMTLMDELL from the coding sequence ATGAATACTGAGTTGGAAGTAGTTAATCCTGCCTATACGGCCAGCCAAGCGATCGCCAATTTGCAACAAAAAGAAGATCCCAGTGCGCGTTACTATGCGGCTTGGTGGATTGGACGGTTTCAGGTGAAAGAACCGATTGTGATCACGGCTCTGCTGGAAGCTTTGCAGGATGAAACGGATCGATCGCCGGATGGGGGCTATCCCTTGCGACGCAATGCTGCCAAGGCTCTCGGTAAACTGGGCAATCTCACGGTAGTGCCTGACCTGATTCAGACCTTGAACTGTGAGGATTACTATGTGCGGGAATCGGCAGCCTATGCCCTGGCCCAACTGAAGGATTCTAGGGCGATCGCCCCCCTAGCTGAGTTACTCCAAGGTGGATTAGAAGCGGCCCAAAAAGTTGCCGATAAACCCCATTTAGCCCAACCCTACGAAGCCATTTTAGAAGCCTTGGGAGAACTACAGGCCCAAGAGGCTCGTTCCCTAATCGAACCCTTTCTAGAGCATTTTTCCCCAAAGGTACAATATGCAGCCGCCCGTTCTCTCTATCAGTTAACCCAAAACACTGTTTATGCTGAACGTCTAATCTCAGCTTTACAGGGTAAGGATTTACAATTACGACGCTCGGCCATGATGGATCTGGGAGCAACGGGTTATCTGCCTGGGGCAACGGCGATCGCGGCTACATTAGCGGAAAATAGTTTGAAATTAATTGCCATTAAAAACCTCTGGGAACGCTATCGAGACCAACATTCTGAAGAATCTTTATTATCACCAGCGACGGTACAAGTTATGACCCTGATGGACGAATTGCTCTAG
- a CDS encoding IS1 family transposase, which produces MSTLNKSSIDLLSDIGLPQEKEEALFQKNCPHCYSEKVKIHSHYQTKGNGERKMFICQECGSCFAETYGSVIAGLETPLSEIVKVLKARMEGIGLNAAARVFGYAKTTILNWEKKLSGLQETLFLYALVNEFVKLVIEGDELYTKVGKNKEASASEGWTIVLMDRASRFIWHLKCGKKEQKLFLEAMMTVAELFERSAESLQLFTDGEKRYSQLLFNICHEVLRTGKRGRPTKVLPKGMVVRLKNKSSKRRDSEGKLEKVETPKTEHPETTEKPEDKDVHANHVEAFNSSLRRYLAAFRRRTNTYAKSVVGLQRVLDIFWMVHNFVRSHFTTKKVPAVALGIIQKGLTWEDLLQIRLIC; this is translated from the coding sequence ATGTCAACATTGAATAAAAGCTCAATTGACCTCCTAAGTGATATTGGCTTACCTCAAGAGAAAGAGGAAGCCTTATTTCAGAAAAACTGCCCTCATTGCTATAGTGAAAAAGTAAAAATACATTCTCATTACCAAACGAAAGGTAACGGGGAACGTAAAATGTTCATCTGTCAAGAATGTGGTTCTTGTTTTGCTGAGACTTATGGTAGCGTAATCGCTGGCTTAGAAACCCCATTAAGTGAAATTGTAAAAGTATTAAAAGCCAGAATGGAAGGAATAGGATTAAATGCAGCAGCCCGAGTATTCGGCTACGCAAAAACAACAATATTGAATTGGGAAAAGAAATTATCAGGATTACAAGAGACATTATTTTTATACGCCTTAGTGAATGAATTTGTTAAATTAGTAATAGAAGGGGATGAACTATACACAAAAGTTGGAAAAAATAAAGAAGCAAGTGCCTCTGAGGGGTGGACAATCGTGCTCATGGACAGGGCTAGCCGCTTTATTTGGCATTTAAAATGTGGTAAAAAAGAGCAGAAATTATTTCTAGAAGCAATGATGACGGTAGCGGAATTATTTGAAAGGAGTGCAGAATCTCTCCAGTTATTTACAGATGGAGAAAAGCGATATAGTCAACTGCTATTTAATATTTGTCACGAAGTATTAAGGACTGGGAAGCGAGGTCGTCCCACCAAAGTATTACCGAAGGGTATGGTGGTAAGATTAAAAAATAAGAGTAGTAAACGTCGAGATTCTGAGGGTAAACTAGAGAAAGTAGAAACTCCGAAAACTGAACATCCTGAGACAACAGAAAAACCAGAAGACAAGGATGTTCATGCCAACCACGTTGAGGCATTTAATAGTTCTCTACGACGCTATTTAGCCGCCTTTCGTCGTCGAACAAATACTTATGCTAAATCTGTTGTGGGATTACAGCGAGTGCTAGATATTTTCTGGATGGTTCATAACTTTGTTCGCAGCCATTTTACGACGAAAAAAGTTCCTGCGGTAGCTCTCGGTATAATTCAAAAAGGGTTAACTTGGGAGGACTTACTCCAAATTCGCCTGATTTGTTGA
- a CDS encoding FkbM family methyltransferase yields the protein MSHLQSRPIAIIARKLFALFGADYEAFRYQSFVLQKQCEKFARKIFEPMGIDYWSKPAIFDMDNKLQKYLSYSNGFFIEAGANNGFDQSNTYYLEKFKNWQGVLIEPIPELYEQCVAERTQSRVFNCALVSQDYDQPTLKMKYIGLMSMVSGLFQDKEKEKVHVEVGVKIQGKLSTYEIEVPARTLTSILEQVGAENIDFFSLDVEQFELEVLKGLDLSRYRPKYFLIETNQKQSIDDYLENYYVQIDQLTFHDYLYQRKDDLSDNCPS from the coding sequence ATGAGCCACTTACAATCGCGGCCAATTGCAATTATTGCTCGCAAGTTGTTTGCATTGTTTGGAGCAGATTACGAAGCCTTTCGGTACCAGAGCTTTGTTTTACAAAAGCAATGTGAGAAATTTGCGCGAAAAATATTTGAGCCGATGGGTATAGATTATTGGTCTAAGCCAGCCATATTTGACATGGACAATAAACTTCAAAAATATTTGTCCTATTCTAATGGTTTTTTCATCGAAGCCGGTGCAAATAATGGCTTTGATCAAAGCAATACTTACTATCTGGAAAAATTTAAAAATTGGCAAGGAGTTCTCATTGAGCCAATTCCAGAATTGTATGAACAATGTGTTGCTGAACGTACTCAGTCCCGGGTTTTTAATTGTGCTTTGGTTTCTCAAGACTACGATCAACCGACCTTAAAAATGAAATACATAGGCTTAATGTCAATGGTTAGTGGTCTTTTTCAAGACAAAGAGAAAGAAAAAGTACACGTTGAGGTGGGAGTGAAGATTCAAGGCAAACTCTCCACTTACGAAATTGAAGTGCCTGCACGGACTTTAACGTCAATTTTGGAGCAAGTTGGGGCAGAAAATATAGATTTTTTCTCCTTGGATGTAGAGCAATTTGAATTAGAGGTTTTAAAAGGTTTAGACTTAAGTAGATATCGTCCTAAGTATTTTTTAATTGAAACTAATCAGAAACAAAGTATTGATGATTATCTGGAAAATTATTATGTCCAAATCGATCAATTAACTTTTCATGATTATCTCTATCAAAGAAAAGACGATTTGTCTGATAATTGCCCATCTTAA
- a CDS encoding flippase, which translates to MKNYLYLVGKKVSPGLYKIFKNFSWLLAERLLTMMIALTIGIYSIRYLGVRDFGLLSYVISFVGIFDVIARLGLDSIVVRNLVREDSLTNQLLGTSWVLKIISIATIGLISILSLLSFSDNQETKWLAVIIVCSLIFNAFDVIDFWFQAKLLSQSMVIVRTIQITINSILKLIFIYLKLSVFAFAFLFIIDGLIKTVGMIIAYRQQKYSLSQWRFSLPLAKKLLSDSWPLILSSVMVTIYVRIDQVMLGIMADQKAVGIYAAAIRFSEIWYFIPVIICSSVFPAILKAKIQSQSLYSQRLQQLYDLLTWISLIIGLCVCLSAYPAVNFLLGQAYHQSATILILHIWALPFVFLGVGRNQLLVAENLTHFSFWTTALGAISNILLNLFLIPTYQGIGAAIATVISYGIAAYFSCLLYRPIHPTFWMLTKALLIPFRVQQNLIYLRQIRKLFG; encoded by the coding sequence ATGAAAAATTATTTGTATCTGGTTGGTAAGAAAGTCAGTCCTGGATTATATAAAATTTTTAAGAATTTTAGTTGGTTGTTGGCTGAAAGGCTATTAACCATGATGATCGCCTTAACCATTGGCATTTATTCGATTAGATATTTAGGCGTTAGGGATTTTGGCTTGCTCAGTTATGTCATTAGCTTTGTAGGAATTTTTGATGTCATTGCCAGATTAGGTCTAGATTCAATTGTGGTTAGAAATTTAGTAAGAGAAGATAGTTTAACCAATCAATTACTAGGAACATCTTGGGTTTTAAAAATAATATCAATTGCTACAATTGGACTCATAAGTATTCTTTCTCTTTTAAGCTTTAGTGATAACCAAGAAACTAAGTGGCTAGCAGTTATTATTGTATGCAGTTTAATTTTTAATGCTTTTGACGTAATTGACTTTTGGTTTCAAGCTAAATTATTGTCTCAATCAATGGTAATTGTCAGGACGATACAGATAACCATTAATTCAATTCTCAAGCTTATTTTTATTTATTTAAAATTGTCTGTATTTGCCTTTGCATTTTTATTTATTATTGACGGACTTATCAAAACAGTCGGGATGATCATTGCTTATCGTCAACAAAAATATTCATTAAGCCAATGGCGGTTTAGTTTACCTCTTGCAAAAAAACTGTTAAGTGATTCTTGGCCTCTCATTTTATCCTCTGTAATGGTAACAATTTATGTCAGAATTGATCAGGTAATGTTAGGGATAATGGCTGATCAAAAGGCAGTGGGAATTTATGCCGCAGCAATTCGGTTTTCTGAAATTTGGTACTTTATTCCAGTAATTATTTGCTCATCTGTATTTCCAGCTATTCTTAAAGCAAAAATACAAAGTCAGTCTCTTTATTCTCAGCGATTACAGCAACTCTATGATCTGTTGACATGGATTTCTTTAATCATTGGTTTATGTGTTTGTTTATCTGCCTATCCTGCGGTAAATTTTCTGCTTGGTCAAGCCTATCATCAATCCGCCACTATTTTGATTTTGCATATTTGGGCTTTACCTTTTGTGTTTTTAGGTGTAGGTCGTAATCAATTACTTGTAGCTGAAAATTTGACCCATTTTAGTTTCTGGACTACTGCCCTAGGCGCTATTTCTAATATTCTGCTGAATCTATTCTTGATTCCTACTTACCAAGGCATCGGAGCCGCGATCGCCACTGTCATCTCCTATGGTATTGCTGCCTATTTTAGCTGCTTATTATACCGTCCTATTCATCCAACTTTCTGGATGTTAACCAAAGCTCTATTGATTCCTTTTAGGGTTCAGCAAAATTTAATTTATCTTCGTCAAATTAGAAAATTATTTGGTTGA
- a CDS encoding DUF29 domain-containing protein has protein sequence MSITYDKDLTIWAKDTAQLLRERCWDAIDWEHLIEEVEDLGKSERSAIASQMERIMVHLLKWQYQPQRRSDSWLDSMNDGRSQIRRKLEDSPSLRSYPLQVLEKEYTRARREAARQTHLEINLFPELCPYLIEQVMGDWLPGDDLQ, from the coding sequence ATGTCAATTACCTATGATAAAGATTTAACAATCTGGGCAAAAGATACGGCTCAACTTTTGCGGGAACGTTGTTGGGATGCTATTGATTGGGAACATTTAATTGAGGAGGTTGAGGATTTGGGGAAAAGTGAGCGCAGTGCGATCGCCTCTCAAATGGAACGGATTATGGTGCATCTTCTGAAGTGGCAATATCAACCCCAACGGCGATCGGATAGTTGGCTTGATTCTATGAATGATGGGCGATCGCAAATCCGTCGTAAGTTGGAAGATAGCCCTAGTTTACGAAGTTATCCCCTACAAGTTTTAGAAAAAGAATACACAAGAGCGCGTCGAGAAGCGGCCCGACAAACTCATTTGGAAATCAATCTTTTTCCTGAATTATGTCCCTATCTCATTGAACAGGTTATGGGAGATTGGTTGCCTGGTGATGATCTTCAATAG
- a CDS encoding ATP-binding protein produces the protein MKNIRFTNLGQIKEADINFGDLTLFVGPQATGKSILLQLIKLLLDSQDIVNNLNNNGYDWEENTDEFYELYFGEGMNNIWNNKTEIYLDETKFDSGDLASDSDFYYGQQLFLVPAQRVIALENGWPRPFTSFDIGDPYVVRYFSESLRLTIQKSYINYDTHEEIKKAIENSIFHGALIEVIVTGMRKRIHLNIDGNSFPFMTWSAGQREFMPLLLSFYWLNSTPNDDLEWVVIEEPEMGLHPQAILCVILMCLELLNQGYKLIISTHSPVLLEAVWAIRFLQQENSDVKYLYQLFNLESSESMTELFENILKNKTFSTYYFDQQKDGVYVKDISSLDPGDLDDAITED, from the coding sequence ATGAAAAATATTAGATTTACTAACCTCGGTCAAATCAAAGAAGCCGATATAAATTTCGGTGATTTAACTTTATTTGTTGGCCCTCAAGCTACGGGAAAAAGTATTTTATTGCAATTAATAAAATTATTGCTTGATAGTCAAGATATTGTGAATAATCTTAACAATAACGGTTATGACTGGGAAGAAAATACCGATGAATTTTATGAGCTTTACTTTGGGGAAGGAATGAATAATATTTGGAATAATAAAACAGAAATATATTTAGATGAAACAAAGTTTGATTCGGGAGATTTAGCTTCAGATTCAGACTTTTATTATGGGCAACAACTTTTTTTAGTACCTGCTCAACGTGTAATTGCTCTTGAAAATGGATGGCCTCGTCCGTTTACAAGCTTCGACATTGGCGATCCCTATGTAGTTCGTTATTTCAGTGAATCACTAAGATTAACAATTCAAAAAAGTTACATTAATTACGATACACATGAAGAGATAAAGAAAGCAATAGAAAACAGTATTTTTCATGGAGCATTGATAGAGGTAATAGTTACTGGAATGCGTAAAAGAATTCATCTTAATATTGATGGCAATTCATTCCCTTTTATGACTTGGTCAGCAGGACAACGTGAGTTTATGCCTCTACTGTTAAGTTTTTATTGGTTAAACTCTACACCAAATGATGATTTAGAATGGGTAGTAATTGAAGAGCCAGAAATGGGTCTCCATCCCCAAGCAATTTTATGTGTAATTCTAATGTGTTTAGAACTTTTAAATCAAGGTTACAAATTAATAATTTCTACTCATTCTCCTGTTCTTCTAGAAGCAGTTTGGGCAATTCGTTTTCTGCAACAAGAAAATTCTGATGTTAAATATCTTTATCAACTTTTTAATTTAGAATCTTCTGAATCAATGACAGAATTATTTGAAAATATTCTCAAAAATAAAACATTTTCAACTTATTACTTTGATCAACAAAAAGACGGTGTTTATGTGAAAGATATTTCATCCTTAGATCCAGGTGACTTAGATGACGCGATCACGGAGGACTGA